The DNA region TAACTTGGTTTCGAAACCATTGTTGATGTTGAGTTGTtgataaccccccccccccctccccaaaaaaaaaagaaaaaatacaAAGGGATTTTAGCAGCTAGACTTGTATACGTCTCCAAAGCCAGTGAATGACCATGTAAAGCAAGCAAAAATAATGCAGTATATATCATTGTATAAAGCAGATTCAGTGTCATATTTTTGGTTGATCGTTCACTGGTAAATGTTGGTGCATGATGATGCTGCACTTCTTTTTTATTAGAGTACCTCATTGATTGATCAGGAGGAGGTGATTGGATTGGCATGATGGTATATTGAGATTAGAGTACCTCATTGATTGATCAGGAGGAGGTGATTGGATTGGCATGATGGTATATTGAGATACCAGCTGTGCTGTGGCGTTCAGCTTCTTTCTTATCTCTTGTGTTGTACTTTGTGTCAAGTGTCCGATGGATGCAGGCTGCGACGCGAGAACCGGCACCAAGTGTAGTGTATTGGAAGCTGGACTGGAAGTGGGGCATGCATGCAAATGCTGGGCTCGCTAGTCCATGATAGCTCCAACTCATCCCCTGATCAGACATCATTACAGACTACAGAGTAGTATTACTAAATGATAGTACTGCATCTGCTGCGCTTTGAGTGACAACTTTGCTTGTTTTTCTGATTCTGATGGCATGGGGGGTCTTTCTTAGGATTCCTTTTCCCTGTTGGCTGTTGCTGGCAGTGGCTAATGGAATGGATTGCATTTGCACACATGTGGATGTGGCTTGCTGGCTGGCTGGCAAGGAGATCTGTGACATGTAGATATAGGACGAGAAACTTGAAATAAGATGCACGACAGTGTGctcatgctgctgctgctgcttagcAGCGAAGACGAAAAGGAAAGGTATACGAAGTAAAAGCAGTGGAAATGTGAAATGCAATATATACTTAGCACATCAAGTCACGCTAACGGACTAGTAGCTTGAGGTTGAAGAAAGAATCCTTTTGCATCTCTCTCTTTCGGCATGGCGATTgtacactctctctctctctctctcaatggGTGGTGGAATGAAGAGCCAATGGAGTCGGTAGCAATGAACTTATTTAATTAGAGAAACAGTGACTAATCCACTTGTTATTTGCTCGTGTTTTTAAGTAGTACTACAGGACACAGAAaggaagagagggggagggaggcTGCTGGCGTTGACTGCCGGTCGCCTGGCTCGCTCTCTGCCTGAGATAGTGAGGCTCGACTCCCCAGTCCCAACTAAACAGTACTGGTAACAGTACAGTGCTAGGTGGGCCCTACCTCCAATCACATGTCACTTCATTTCATAACAATCCGCGTAGAGTAGACATTATTTCGgagtaattttttttaaaataaaataggTATTTTGGTTCTTCAACTTAGATAATGCAAGGGTCAAGTTCATCCTTCATCTTTTAAAATGACCAGTACGGTTCCTCaactttcctttttcttttcgtTTTAGGGTTAAACTCTTGATATTATACTCCATAATAATATGAGATAAATGTTAAATAGTCTTTTTAACCTTTGCTCCTTCTTCCCCTCAATCTCTACTATTTGTATCACTGTTAGCTCAAATTTCTGCAACATTTTATATAGTGGTACGTAGTTATGCAACAAGTAGCTTTAATTTTACTCCATACGTCCGTAATACAGTGTAATGCTTGGATAATAAAATTCTATATCCTAAGTTAAATGTGATATTCAGCTCCTAAATGCATAAATGCCACTACACTGATTCCTTTGCATTGGCCAATTTTTTTAATAATAAGGTGTTGCGGAATTTAGAAAGAGAAGGATGCTAAGAGCAAAATGGACCTTTTGCATAAATTTTATGTTACTATAGCTTATACTATAAGTACAAGGATGATTTGATAAAAACGAAAGTTGGGAAACTATATTAGCCAATTTATAAATTAAAAGATAAATTTAATCCTCCGATTAATATTAAGGGATCAAAATATCTATTTTACCTTTAGAAAACCTTCCTTCGCTCAACGCCATACAATCTCTTTGCTCGTCATTTTTTCACTCCTAAAGCAACACGTCCAATATCGTGGAACATGTCCGTTGAGATACGATCTCAACTCAACACAATTACTCGTATTTTAACTAAGTAATTAATTTTTTCAGTGGCGAAATACGAATTGATACTATGACGTATGTGGTGTCACATTTTTAAGATTTACCTGCCCAATTTCTGGAAACGTAAAGCTAATGCACATGTGTTTAGCTTTTTATCAATGTTTTGTTgttgagaaaagaagaaaagaaaaaaaaagaaaggaaaggaaaggggaaaaaaatcAAAAGCGGCGGAAAGCAAAAGGGGGCGCCGTGGCCGAGCAGAGAGCggagagcagagagcagagagcagagcaAAGCTGTAAAGACGAGCGAGCGCTGGAGTGGCAATGGCGCTCCATCCGCCATCCTAGCTAGTAGCatgcatcctcctcctcctcttgggAGAAGAGCAATGGAGGCGGTCTCCTCGGACCAGTatcgctcctcctcctcctccgccagcagccccgcgcgccgctactacctccccaagcccggcgcGCTCCGCCGCCCCATCTCCTTCGAGGACTCGCCCGACTGGGACGACATCCACCTCGACGACAACATCCACCTCGCGACGGCAGCCTCCGCCTCCGCATCCATCAACAGCAGCGCCTACCCGTCTCCATCGCCATCCCTCCCACCCGggccctccgcctccgcctccggtGCTGCTGCATGCCGGGAGCGCAAGGTGGCTGGGGCCACCCTCGTCTGGAAGGACCTCACCGTCTCCTCCCTCAGCACAAGCACAAACCGCTTCTCCGACCGCCTCGTCAAGAGCTCCAACGGCTACGCGCTGCCGGCCACGCTCACCGTCATCATGGGACCCGCCCGCTCGGGCAAATCCACCCTGCTCCGAGCAATTGCAGGTGCTTTCCCACTTGCTACGCACCTGGATTCGATGTTATGGCTCTCATGCGTTCCACGAAAATTAATTAAAGCACAATTCTTTATGCCTCCATTTCGACTTCTCTGCGTCATCTCTCCAATTCCAATTCCAATTCCACCAGGGAGGTTCAGTGCCGCTGAGAGGATGTACGGCGAGGTCTCTGTCAATGGTGCCAAGTCTCGCCTACCCTACGGCTCATATGTAAGCTCTTCCTCCTTAATTAGAATACAATTCCGGAATTGCCCATGCTCATTTAAGATCGAGGAGGAACTCAAAATTGGAATGTTGAGAAAACAGACCGTATTCTTGTTAGCTGTTACTATCATAGATGATTTTATGGCTGCTGTTCTTGGAACACTTGCAGGGTTATGTTGATCGAGACGATGTGCTCATTGACTCTCTCACAGTACGTGAGATGCTATACTTCTCGGcactcctccaacttcctggtTTCTTATCTTCGAAGAAGTCCATAGTGGAAGATGCCATCGCGGCCATGTCACTAGGTGACCATGCTGACAAACTGATTGGCGGCCACTTTTTTACGAAGAAGCTTCCTAATGGAGAAAGAAGGCGGGTCAGCATCGCGAGAGAGCTTGTGATGAGACCGCACGTTTTATTTATTGATGAACCTTTGTATAATCTTGACAGGTCcgtctcatcgccaatcctctGCATAATTCCCTTTTCCCATCTTCTGCTTCAATTTACATGAACGCCTATTCGAATAGAGTAGTACCCTTCTACATTATGCTGTAAATACACTCACTTAGAATGGGAGAATGATTGTAGATCAAATAAGATGCAAATTTGTTTAACTAACTTATCTTTCTTTTGTCTTGTTGCAGTGTTTCTGCACTGCTCTTAATGGTAACGTTGAAGAAACTTGCAAGCACTGGATGCACGATCATCTTCACAATGTATCAGAGCAGCACAGAGGTTTTTGGGCTTTTTGATCGCATTTGCTTGCTTTCAAATGGGAACACACTCTTCTTTGGAGAAACATTGGCTTGCCTACAGGTGACTTAATTGTTTTTGTGTAGCGTGAATTCCTTGCTCTGCTCATGTACATTTCAACTGTACTGTCTATTTACCACTTGAATGATCTATGGTGCTGAGTTGGGCAGTGTGTGCTATTGATGCCAGAAGTAGTTGGACATAATTGTTTCCTGGAATTCGCTGAATCATACAACCACTTCAGTTGACATAACATTGCGAGGACCAAATGGTCTGCTTAAAGCAGCAGTTGCACAATAGCTTCCGAAAAAAGGATTAACCCATGAGATAGCAGTTTCTTGCATGATTCTTACTACTCTTAGCTACTTGCCTGTCCTGTTGTTGCTTTCTTGATTCCTATTTCAGAGCATGCTGTTTTCTTACACACTGCTCTTATCGTTGCAATGTATGTTATTCTGATTCCTCCTTGTTGCCTATCCTACTGTAGCACTTCTCAAATGCTGGATTTCCATGTCCAATCATGCAAAGTCCATCTGACCATTTCTTGCGGGCAATCAATACCGACTTTGACAGAATCATAGCTATGTGCAAGAACTTACAGGTTTCAGCTAAATTCATCTTGACACCATTTTTTGCTTTTTATCTTCAATAGTGCCAGTCAACTCAATGGAGAAATTAGCCTTGGTCGTAAGAGATAAAAAAACTTTTAGTAATTAacaggatgaccaaggggatTTTTCGTCGGTGAGCATGGACACAGCAGTGGCTATTCGAACACTTGAAGCAACATACAAACAATCAGCTGACTCTGTTGCAGTTGAATCAATGATTGCAAAGTTGACAGAGAAGGTAAAACTGCATGCTTCATGCATGCTTGTATAACATATGAGGCATACCTTCATCCTGGATACAGACATACTTGTTTAATTTCACAGAGTCAGAGTAAGAGTCACCTATATTGGATTACATTTTACATTGCTGAATAGCGCTCTCCAATATGCATAGTATTGGAATTATTTATACCTTTATCCGCTCCTGTATCATGATTTGTTTGAAGTTGCTTCCAGGGCAAATAGTGTATCAAGTAACTGTAAGGCATGGCGATTGTTCAAAATTTGTCCTCGAGTTCCTTAGAATGATCTACAATCTGTTACTTCCGTTACCAAGGAGATTTGGTTTCAGTCCAGACATTGACTTCTTGGAACTTAGCATTTGGTGTGGCATAGTTAAAGCATCCAAAATTGTTGTATGCATAACATTTACTAAGGCATATGATTCCTCTTGATTTTTCCCCCAATGTGGTGTGATGCAGGAAGGTCCCTACTTAAAAAGTAAAGGCAGGGCCAGTGATGCCATAAGAATCGTGGTTCTAACCTGGAGATCGTTGCTAATTATGTCAAGAGATTGGAAGTACTACTGGAGCAGGCTGGCCTTGTATATGTTTATTGCTCTGTCAATCGGGACGATATTTTCCGACATTGGTCATTCACTATCATCTGTAATGGTCAGTATCGTTGAATTGTTATGTTTTGATTCATtgaattcatgatctgatgacGTGAGCCCATTTTGTGTGCACAGGTAAGGGTTTCTGCAATATTTGCGTTTGTATCATTCGTCATCCTTCTAAGTTTTTCTGGAGTACCCGCGCATATTGATGAGGTTAAGGTTAGTTCTCTACCTCTAAATGGTGCATGTGCTGCTTGCATATTGGAAAACTTTGGCAATGATCTGGATGTTTGATTCATGGATGCAAGAGATCTTCTGTGCTAGCTAGTACCTCCAGACAGAAAGTAGAATAGGATTGTTTTGAAATTTGCTGTGAGCTCAAAATCCCTTTAAAGTGACTGTTGTCTATACTGTGCAGATTTATTGTCATGAAGAAACTAACCGGCATTCTGGGGCAATGGTCTTCCTGTTAGGGCACTTCCTATCGAGCATTCCTTTTCTATTCCTGGTTTCCATTTCGTCATCGTTGGTTTTCTACTACCTGATAGGGCTGAGGAATGAGTTCAGCTTCCTGATGTACTTTGTACTCACCATCTTTATGTGCCTACTAGCTAACGAAGCACTGATGATGATTGTCGCATATATCTGGCTGGAGTTGTACAAATGCACCTTAACTCTCGCTTGCCTACACGTAAGTGTTTGTAgtgctctttttttttttgtatgCATGCTCGATAAAAGGTTGAAGGAGCACTTGTTTTCTTTTTCAGGTTATCATGATGCTTGTGGCGGGGTATTTCCGAAAACGAGAAACTTTACCTTATGCTGTATGGACTTACCCATTGTCCTTCATTTCGTTTCACACATACGCGGTGCAGGTAATAAGCTGCGGTTATGCTGATTTTGGCATGTGATGAGAGTTATATATGACCTGGTAAAGAAATTTGCAGGGCTTGGTGGAAAACGAGTATGTGGGTACATCCTTTGCTGTGGGAGAGATAAGGAGTATACCTGGTGTCCAAGCCGTTCGAGGTTCATACGATATCTCATCTTCCGCAAACGCAAAGTGGGTGAACCTCCTGGTGTTGCTTCTGATGGCCATTGGATACCGGATTGTCCTGTACATGTTGCTTCGGCTAAATGTGAGGAAACAGGTTGGCATGGGGAGGGCTGCTTGGTGGTCTAGAATCCAGAGAGGTGCTAGTGCGAAGTGAGCTCCGTTTGTTAATGAATTGTAGGTTGTGGGCAAGAGGAGTTGTTAACTTTGGTCTTCGCTTCACGTCCATGTATATGCATGATGCATTATTGGTCGTTTGGTTGGCCGCAGTCACATATACACCTGACGCATACGTTACTGTGTGTATGCAGTATCATATCAAATGATCAATCATGGTCTGACATACggatacatacatacatacatgtaTACCTTCATTGGTTTGGTGGTTCTTCAAGAGCTGTCCGTATATACTAATAAATAATGCCATCCGTATATACAAATGCAGTACGGTGCGATGCCTACCTAcaatacaacaacaacaataataATACGTACCTACGTCGCTGAAATCATGTACGGATTTCTTTCCAAAAAAGATCATGTACGGAAGAAGAGCATTTGTTTGGGCTTTTAGCTCGCCATTCCAAAGCCCAAATCAGGACGAAGCCCATCTCAGAGGAGGCCTGGCCCAGTAGTAGCCCAAATCATGACAAAGCCCATCTCTCTAGAGTGAGTGGCACAGACTAGCTAGCTTGTCTGTACTCTGTCTGTAGTAGAGCCGCCTCCTCTCACTACAGCGCGCACACACGGAGCCAgagccagagagagagagagcgaggcAGGCAGGCGGGCACCCACCCATCCCCATCCCTcggatcgccgccgccgcctcctcctcccccgccgccgcaacCCCCCTCTCCCTAACCCCTCCCCAAACCCTAGCTGCCATGGAACCTCCCACCTTCTCTCCTGATCCGACGCCCCCGGAccacccctccccctcccccgccAAGCGCTCTGCCTGGAAGCACCCCGCCCCCAACGGCCCCGCCGTCATGGACGCCAACCACTGGCCCGCGCTCTCCGAGGCCGCCAAGAACACCAACAAGCTCGCGCCCTCCCCCGACTCCACCAGGCCTCCCGAATCCTCGTCTCCCTCGCCTGCGCCCGTCGCCGCCTCATCGGTCAGATCTCTTGTGCTTTACCCGCCCGCTCCCCTTTCCTTTCTCTACTCTCCCGCTCTCTATTCTCATTTCTGCTACTTTCTAGGCCACGCCCAACTCATCCAATTCGCACAAGCACGCCTCGGGGACCCATCACGGTCGCCACAAGCCGGCCAGGCGCGGTGCCGCCGCCGGGGAGCACTCTCCGCGAGATCATCCTGATCGGTCCACAGGTGGGTGGGACCACGCCACTGGTGCTGCGGGGGGAAGGGGTGCTCATAGGAACCACAATAATGGCGGCGCTAGGAGGGGCAATGGTAccaccgctgctgctgctggcagcggcggcggttTTGCAAACAGGCGAAGAGGGGGATACGAGCCCTTCTACCGTGGCCCTCCTCCAATGGGCATGGGCCCATACATGCGAGGGGCACCACCCCCTCCTCCGCCGATGACGGTTCCTCCACCCTTCATGGGCCCTCCGCCACCCCCAGCCTCACCCATGCGACCATTTGCCGGACCAATGGTCTTCCATGGTAAGCTTATCCTGCCACTCATACACCAGCAGCTCTGGTCTTCATTTCATCACACAGTATTCAACACTTACTACCTTCATTTTTTTATGCCCAGATATGCAATCCCCAGTGTCTCCTGTATCCCCGATATACTTCTATGGGCCTCCCCCGCCACCAGAGGCTCTCAGGGGACTGGCTC from Panicum hallii strain FIL2 chromosome 9, PHallii_v3.1, whole genome shotgun sequence includes:
- the LOC112873024 gene encoding ABC transporter G family member 3; the protein is MHPPPPLGRRAMEAVSSDQYRSSSSSASSPARRYYLPKPGALRRPISFEDSPDWDDIHLDDNIHLATAASASASINSSAYPSPSPSLPPGPSASASGAAACRERKVAGATLVWKDLTVSSLSTSTNRFSDRLVKSSNGYALPATLTVIMGPARSGKSTLLRAIAGRFSAAERMYGEVSVNGAKSRLPYGSYGYVDRDDVLIDSLTVREMLYFSALLQLPGFLSSKKSIVEDAIAAMSLGDHADKLIGGHFFTKKLPNGERRRVSIARELVMRPHVLFIDEPLYNLDSVSALLLMVTLKKLASTGCTIIFTMYQSSTEVFGLFDRICLLSNGNTLFFGETLACLQHFSNAGFPCPIMQSPSDHFLRAINTDFDRIIAMCKNLQDDQGDFSSVSMDTAVAIRTLEATYKQSADSVAVESMIAKLTEKEGPYLKSKGRASDAIRIVVLTWRSLLIMSRDWKYYWSRLALYMFIALSIGTIFSDIGHSLSSVMVRVSAIFAFVSFVILLSFSGVPAHIDEVKIYCHEETNRHSGAMVFLLGHFLSSIPFLFLVSISSSLVFYYLIGLRNEFSFLMYFVLTIFMCLLANEALMMIVAYIWLELYKCTLTLACLHVIMMLVAGYFRKRETLPYAVWTYPLSFISFHTYAVQGLVENEYVGTSFAVGEIRSIPGVQAVRGSYDISSSANAKWVNLLVLLLMAIGYRIVLYMLLRLNVRKQVGMGRAAWWSRIQRGASAK
- the LOC112876274 gene encoding la-related protein 1B-like produces the protein MEPPTFSPDPTPPDHPSPSPAKRSAWKHPAPNGPAVMDANHWPALSEAAKNTNKLAPSPDSTRPPESSSPSPAPVAASSATPNSSNSHKHASGTHHGRHKPARRGAAAGEHSPRDHPDRSTGGWDHATGAAGGRGAHRNHNNGGARRGNGTTAAAAGSGGGFANRRRGGYEPFYRGPPPMGMGPYMRGAPPPPPPMTVPPPFMGPPPPPASPMRPFAGPMVFHDMQSPVSPVSPIYFYGPPPPPEALRGLALAPPMVGPPAYPYFQAPSEPQPEPEPEPQPDAEEERTKLLNQIEFYFSKENLCSDVYLRQQMDGHGWVDISLIAGFKKVQELTKDLQYVKEIVQSSSILEMQGAKIRKQNDWEKWVIPRESNPDIPSSSASVARPNVNNLTAHLGGMGLHESASSSSTVEQNHHDVIQNGSPSGNDEAPVTEDNSGHHQQLLE